The Macaca thibetana thibetana isolate TM-01 chromosome 19, ASM2454274v1, whole genome shotgun sequence genome has a segment encoding these proteins:
- the LOC126943584 gene encoding galactoside alpha-(1,2)-fucosyltransferase 2 — protein MPAHNRMATFTRAPGLHLSANVSCFPPLTAMLVTQMPFSFSMAHFILLVFTVSTIFHIQQRLAKFQAMWELPVQIPGLASTTKALQPSQLRGIWTINAIGRLGNQMGEYATLYALAKMNGRPAFIPAQMHSTLAPIFKITLPVLHSTTASRIPWQNYHLNDWMEEKYRHIPGEYVRLTGYPCSWTFYHHLRHEILQEFTLHDHVREEAQKFLRGLQVNGSRPGTFVGVHVRRGDYVHVMPRVWKGVVADRRYLQQALDMFRARYSSPIFVVTSNGMAWCRENIDTSHGDVVFAGDGIEGSPAKDFALLTQCNHTIMTIGTFGIWAAYLAGGDTIYLANYTLPNSPFLKIFKPEAAFLPEWTGIAADLSPLLKH, from the coding sequence ATGCCTGCGCACAACCGCATGGCCACATTCACCCGCGCCCCGGGCCTCCATCTCTCAGCTAACGTGTCCTGTTTTCCTCCCCTGACAGCCATGCTGGTCACTCAGATGCCTTTCTCCTTTTCCATGGCCCACTTCATCCTCCTTGTCTTTACGGTTTCCACTATATTTCACATTCAGCAGCGGCTAGCGAAGTTTCAAGCCATGTGGGAGTTACCGGTGCAGATACCAGGGCTGGCCTCAACAACAAAGGCACTGCAACCCAGCCAGCTCAGGGGGATATGGACGATCAATGCTATAGGCCGCCTGGGGAACCAGATGGGTGAGTACGCCACGCTGTACGCCCTGGCCAAGATGAACGGGCGGCCCGCCTTCATCCCCGCCCAGATGCACAGCACCCTGGCCCCCATCTTCAAAATCACCCTGCCGGTGTTGCACAGCACCACGGCCAGCAGGATCCCCTGGCAGAACTACCATCTGAACGACTGGATGGAGGAGAAGTATCGCCACATCCCAGGGGAGTATGTCCGCCTCACGGGCTACCCCTGCTCCTGGACCTTCTACCACCACCTCCGCCACGAGATCCTCCAGGAGTTCACCCTGCACGACCACGTGCGTGAGGAGGCCCAGAAGTTCCTGCGGGGCCTGCAGGTGAACGGGAGCCGGCCGGGCACCTTTGTAGGGGTCCATGTTCGCCGAGGGGACTATGTCCATGTCATGCCAAGAGTGTGGAAGGGGGTGGTGGCCGACCGGCGATACCTACAGCAGGCCCTGGACATGTTCCGAGCTCGCTACAGCTCCCCGATCTTTGTGGTCACCAGTAATGGCATGGCCTGGTGTCGGGAGAACATTGACACCTCCCACGGTGATGTGGTGTTTGCTGGCGATGGCATTGAGGGCTCACCTGCCAAAGACTTTGCACTGCTCACACAGTGTAACCACACCATCATGACCATCGGGACGTTCGGGATCTGGGCCGCCTACCTCGCGGGCGGAGATACCATCTACCTGGCCAATTACACCCTCCCCAACTCCCCTTTCCTCAAAATCTTTAAACCAGAGGCAGCCTTCCTGCCAGAGTGGACGGGGATCGCTGCAGACCTGTCCCCCTTACTCAAGCACTAA
- the MAMSTR gene encoding MEF2-activating motif and SAP domain-containing transcriptional regulator isoform X4, translating to MTLAASSQRSQIIRSKFRSVLQLRIHRRNQEQISDPDPWISASGPPLAPALPSGTAPFLFSPGVLLPEPEYCPPWRSPKKESPKISQRWRESKPRGNLTYHQYMPPEPRQGSRADPQAEGSALGPPGPPLWEGTESQQPHPRMKPCVLTPCPPGVPSPSPPPHKLELQTLKLEELTVKPSAASHRPPLPRAVDTPGTAPAPTTTSAPAAAPALNPSSAPGSPALTLEEELQEAIRRAQLLPNRDIDDILEDQVEPDDPLPPIPLDFPGSFDVLSPSPDSEGLSSVFSSSLPSPTNSSSPSPRDPTDSLDWLEALSGGPPLGSGPPPPSIFSADLSDSSSSRLWDLLEDPW from the exons ATGACCCTGGCGGCTTCCTCCCAGCGTTCCCAAATCATTCGCTCCAAGTTCCGATCTG TCCTCCAGCTTCGGATCCACAGACGGAATCAGGAGCAGA TCTCGGATCCAGACCCGTGGATCTCAGCCTCAGGCCCTCCTCTGGCCCCGGCCTTGCCCTCAGGCACGGCCCCTTTCCTCTTCAGCCCTGGGGTCCTGCTCCCCGAGCCAGAATATTGTCCTCCTTGGAGGTCCCCAAAGAAG GAGTCTCCCAAGATCTCCCAACGCTGGAGGGAGTCCAAGCCCAGGGGGAACTTGACATACCACCAGTACATGCCCCCAGAGCCGAGACAGGGATCCAGGGCGGACCCCCAAGCCGAGGGGTCCGCCCTGGGTCCTCCCGGGCCACCTCTGTGGGAAGGGACAGAGTCGCAGCAGCCACATCCTAG GATGAAGCCCTGTGTTCTCACTCCCTGCCCACCAGGAGTCCCTAGCCCCTCGCCCCCTCCACACAAGTTGGAACTTCAGACCCTTAAACTGGAGGAGCTGACG GTCAAGCCCAGCGCAGCATCTCACAGGCCACCTCTTCCACGTGCCGTGGATACCCCGGGGACGGCGCCGGCTCCAACTACCACTTCGGCtcctgctgcagctccagcccTGAACCCTTCCTCAGCGCCGGGCTCACCGGCTCTGACTCTGGAGGAGGAGCTACAGGAAGCGATCCGGAGGGCGCAG TTGCTTCCGAACCGGGACATCGATGACATCCTGGAGGATCAGGTGGAGCCTGATG ACCCCCTGCCCCCCATTCCCCTGGACTTCCCTGGCTCCTTCGACGTGCTGTCCCCTTCCCCGGACTCTGAAGGCCTCTCgtctgttttctcctcttcacTCCCATCTCCCACGaactcctcctccccttctcccaggGACCCCACGGACTCCCTGGACTGGCTGGAGGCCCTGAGCGGGGGTCCTCCTCTGGGTTCtggtcccccaccccccagcatCTTCTCTGCTGACTTATCTGACTCCAGCAGCAGCCGGCTGTGGGACCTGCTGGAGGATCCGTGGTGA
- the MAMSTR gene encoding MEF2-activating motif and SAP domain-containing transcriptional regulator isoform X2, producing MTLAASSQRSQIIRSKFRSVLQLRIHRRNQEQNPGVQAPSSQHSSLAPWPALPHPGAPLSTQPCSSRPGLLPAGLSGSFIVSPVSDPDPWISASGPPLAPALPSGTAPFLFSPGVLLPEPEYCPPWRSPKKESPKISQRWRESKPRGNLTYHQYMPPEPRQGSRADPQAEGSALGPPGPPLWEGTESQQPHPRMKPCVLTPCPPGVPSPSPPPHKLELQTLKLEELTVKPSAASHRPPLPRAVDTPGTAPAPTTTSAPAAAPALNPSSAPGSPALTLEEELQEAIRRAQLLPNRDIDDILEDQVEPDDPLPPIPLDFPGSFDVLSPSPDSEGLSSVFSSSLPSPTNSSSPSPRDPTDSLDWLEALSGGPPLGSGPPPPSIFSADLSDSSSSRLWDLLEDPW from the exons ATGACCCTGGCGGCTTCCTCCCAGCGTTCCCAAATCATTCGCTCCAAGTTCCGATCTG TCCTCCAGCTTCGGATCCACAGACGGAATCAGGAGCAGA ATCCAGGAGTTCAGGCGCCCAGCTCCCAGCACTCAAGTCTTGCGCCCTGGCCTGCCCTCCCGCACCCCGGGGCCCCGCTTTCCACACAGCCTTGCTCCTCCCGGCCTGGCTTGCTGCCTGCAGGCCTCTCAGGGTCCTTCATCGTCTCTCCAGTCTCGGATCCAGACCCGTGGATCTCAGCCTCAGGCCCTCCTCTGGCCCCGGCCTTGCCCTCAGGCACGGCCCCTTTCCTCTTCAGCCCTGGGGTCCTGCTCCCCGAGCCAGAATATTGTCCTCCTTGGAGGTCCCCAAAGAAG GAGTCTCCCAAGATCTCCCAACGCTGGAGGGAGTCCAAGCCCAGGGGGAACTTGACATACCACCAGTACATGCCCCCAGAGCCGAGACAGGGATCCAGGGCGGACCCCCAAGCCGAGGGGTCCGCCCTGGGTCCTCCCGGGCCACCTCTGTGGGAAGGGACAGAGTCGCAGCAGCCACATCCTAG GATGAAGCCCTGTGTTCTCACTCCCTGCCCACCAGGAGTCCCTAGCCCCTCGCCCCCTCCACACAAGTTGGAACTTCAGACCCTTAAACTGGAGGAGCTGACG GTCAAGCCCAGCGCAGCATCTCACAGGCCACCTCTTCCACGTGCCGTGGATACCCCGGGGACGGCGCCGGCTCCAACTACCACTTCGGCtcctgctgcagctccagcccTGAACCCTTCCTCAGCGCCGGGCTCACCGGCTCTGACTCTGGAGGAGGAGCTACAGGAAGCGATCCGGAGGGCGCAG TTGCTTCCGAACCGGGACATCGATGACATCCTGGAGGATCAGGTGGAGCCTGATG ACCCCCTGCCCCCCATTCCCCTGGACTTCCCTGGCTCCTTCGACGTGCTGTCCCCTTCCCCGGACTCTGAAGGCCTCTCgtctgttttctcctcttcacTCCCATCTCCCACGaactcctcctccccttctcccaggGACCCCACGGACTCCCTGGACTGGCTGGAGGCCCTGAGCGGGGGTCCTCCTCTGGGTTCtggtcccccaccccccagcatCTTCTCTGCTGACTTATCTGACTCCAGCAGCAGCCGGCTGTGGGACCTGCTGGAGGATCCGTGGTGA
- the MAMSTR gene encoding MEF2-activating motif and SAP domain-containing transcriptional regulator isoform X3: MGPLPCPLSVQVPIPALAMTLAASSQRSQIIRSKFRSVLQLRIHRRNQEQISDPDPWISASGPPLAPALPSGTAPFLFSPGVLLPEPEYCPPWRSPKKESPKISQRWRESKPRGNLTYHQYMPPEPRQGSRADPQAEGSALGPPGPPLWEGTESQQPHPRMKPCVLTPCPPGVPSPSPPPHKLELQTLKLEELTVKPSAASHRPPLPRAVDTPGTAPAPTTTSAPAAAPALNPSSAPGSPALTLEEELQEAIRRAQLLPNRDIDDILEDQVEPDDPLPPIPLDFPGSFDVLSPSPDSEGLSSVFSSSLPSPTNSSSPSPRDPTDSLDWLEALSGGPPLGSGPPPPSIFSADLSDSSSSRLWDLLEDPW, translated from the exons ATggggcccctgccctgccccctctCCGTCCAGGTCCCCATCCCGGCCTTGGCAATGACCCTGGCGGCTTCCTCCCAGCGTTCCCAAATCATTCGCTCCAAGTTCCGATCTG TCCTCCAGCTTCGGATCCACAGACGGAATCAGGAGCAGA TCTCGGATCCAGACCCGTGGATCTCAGCCTCAGGCCCTCCTCTGGCCCCGGCCTTGCCCTCAGGCACGGCCCCTTTCCTCTTCAGCCCTGGGGTCCTGCTCCCCGAGCCAGAATATTGTCCTCCTTGGAGGTCCCCAAAGAAG GAGTCTCCCAAGATCTCCCAACGCTGGAGGGAGTCCAAGCCCAGGGGGAACTTGACATACCACCAGTACATGCCCCCAGAGCCGAGACAGGGATCCAGGGCGGACCCCCAAGCCGAGGGGTCCGCCCTGGGTCCTCCCGGGCCACCTCTGTGGGAAGGGACAGAGTCGCAGCAGCCACATCCTAG GATGAAGCCCTGTGTTCTCACTCCCTGCCCACCAGGAGTCCCTAGCCCCTCGCCCCCTCCACACAAGTTGGAACTTCAGACCCTTAAACTGGAGGAGCTGACG GTCAAGCCCAGCGCAGCATCTCACAGGCCACCTCTTCCACGTGCCGTGGATACCCCGGGGACGGCGCCGGCTCCAACTACCACTTCGGCtcctgctgcagctccagcccTGAACCCTTCCTCAGCGCCGGGCTCACCGGCTCTGACTCTGGAGGAGGAGCTACAGGAAGCGATCCGGAGGGCGCAG TTGCTTCCGAACCGGGACATCGATGACATCCTGGAGGATCAGGTGGAGCCTGATG ACCCCCTGCCCCCCATTCCCCTGGACTTCCCTGGCTCCTTCGACGTGCTGTCCCCTTCCCCGGACTCTGAAGGCCTCTCgtctgttttctcctcttcacTCCCATCTCCCACGaactcctcctccccttctcccaggGACCCCACGGACTCCCTGGACTGGCTGGAGGCCCTGAGCGGGGGTCCTCCTCTGGGTTCtggtcccccaccccccagcatCTTCTCTGCTGACTTATCTGACTCCAGCAGCAGCCGGCTGTGGGACCTGCTGGAGGATCCGTGGTGA
- the MAMSTR gene encoding MEF2-activating motif and SAP domain-containing transcriptional regulator isoform X6, whose protein sequence is MGPLPCPLSVQVPIPALAMTLAASSQRSQIIRSKFRSVLQLRIHRRNQEQISDPDPWISASGPPLAPALPSGTAPFLFSPGVLLPEPEYCPPWRSPKKESPKISQRWRESKPRGNLTYHQYMPPEPRQGSRADPQAEGSALGPPGPPLWEGTESQQPHPRMKPCVLTPCPPGVPSPSPPPHKLELQTLKLEELTVSELRQQLRLRGLPVSGTKSMLLERMRGGAPPRERPKPRREDTPAGAPWPRLRPKALAAARRQGSVKPSAASHRPPLPRAVDTPGTAPAPTTTSAPAAAPALNPSSAPGSPALTLEEELQEAIRRAQLLPNRDIDDILEDQVEPDDPLPPIPLDFPGSFDVLSPSPDSEGLSSVFSSSLPSPTNSSSPSPRDPTDSLDWLEALSGGPPLGSGPPPPSIFSADLSDSSSSRLWDLLEDPW, encoded by the exons ATggggcccctgccctgccccctctCCGTCCAGGTCCCCATCCCGGCCTTGGCAATGACCCTGGCGGCTTCCTCCCAGCGTTCCCAAATCATTCGCTCCAAGTTCCGATCTG TCCTCCAGCTTCGGATCCACAGACGGAATCAGGAGCAGA TCTCGGATCCAGACCCGTGGATCTCAGCCTCAGGCCCTCCTCTGGCCCCGGCCTTGCCCTCAGGCACGGCCCCTTTCCTCTTCAGCCCTGGGGTCCTGCTCCCCGAGCCAGAATATTGTCCTCCTTGGAGGTCCCCAAAGAAG GAGTCTCCCAAGATCTCCCAACGCTGGAGGGAGTCCAAGCCCAGGGGGAACTTGACATACCACCAGTACATGCCCCCAGAGCCGAGACAGGGATCCAGGGCGGACCCCCAAGCCGAGGGGTCCGCCCTGGGTCCTCCCGGGCCACCTCTGTGGGAAGGGACAGAGTCGCAGCAGCCACATCCTAG GATGAAGCCCTGTGTTCTCACTCCCTGCCCACCAGGAGTCCCTAGCCCCTCGCCCCCTCCACACAAGTTGGAACTTCAGACCCTTAAACTGGAGGAGCTGACG GTCTCAGAGCTCCGGCAGCAGCTGCGCCTGCGGGGCCTCCCAGTGTCGGGGACCAAATCCATGCTCCTGGAGCGCATGCGCGGCGGCGCCCCGCCCCGCGAGCGGCCGAAGCCGCGGCGCGAGGACACTCCCGCGGGTGCTCCCTGGCCGCGCCTCAGGCCCAAGGCCCTGGCAGCCGCCCGGCGTCAGGGCTCG GTCAAGCCCAGCGCAGCATCTCACAGGCCACCTCTTCCACGTGCCGTGGATACCCCGGGGACGGCGCCGGCTCCAACTACCACTTCGGCtcctgctgcagctccagcccTGAACCCTTCCTCAGCGCCGGGCTCACCGGCTCTGACTCTGGAGGAGGAGCTACAGGAAGCGATCCGGAGGGCGCAG TTGCTTCCGAACCGGGACATCGATGACATCCTGGAGGATCAGGTGGAGCCTGATG ACCCCCTGCCCCCCATTCCCCTGGACTTCCCTGGCTCCTTCGACGTGCTGTCCCCTTCCCCGGACTCTGAAGGCCTCTCgtctgttttctcctcttcacTCCCATCTCCCACGaactcctcctccccttctcccaggGACCCCACGGACTCCCTGGACTGGCTGGAGGCCCTGAGCGGGGGTCCTCCTCTGGGTTCtggtcccccaccccccagcatCTTCTCTGCTGACTTATCTGACTCCAGCAGCAGCCGGCTGTGGGACCTGCTGGAGGATCCGTGGTGA
- the MAMSTR gene encoding MEF2-activating motif and SAP domain-containing transcriptional regulator isoform X1, which yields MGPLPCPLSVQVPIPALAMTLAASSQRSQIIRSKFRSVLQLRIHRRNQEQNPGVQAPSSQHSSLAPWPALPHPGAPLSTQPCSSRPGLLPAGLSGSFIVSPVSDPDPWISASGPPLAPALPSGTAPFLFSPGVLLPEPEYCPPWRSPKKESPKISQRWRESKPRGNLTYHQYMPPEPRQGSRADPQAEGSALGPPGPPLWEGTESQQPHPRMKPCVLTPCPPGVPSPSPPPHKLELQTLKLEELTVKPSAASHRPPLPRAVDTPGTAPAPTTTSAPAAAPALNPSSAPGSPALTLEEELQEAIRRAQLLPNRDIDDILEDQVEPDDPLPPIPLDFPGSFDVLSPSPDSEGLSSVFSSSLPSPTNSSSPSPRDPTDSLDWLEALSGGPPLGSGPPPPSIFSADLSDSSSSRLWDLLEDPW from the exons ATggggcccctgccctgccccctctCCGTCCAGGTCCCCATCCCGGCCTTGGCAATGACCCTGGCGGCTTCCTCCCAGCGTTCCCAAATCATTCGCTCCAAGTTCCGATCTG TCCTCCAGCTTCGGATCCACAGACGGAATCAGGAGCAGA ATCCAGGAGTTCAGGCGCCCAGCTCCCAGCACTCAAGTCTTGCGCCCTGGCCTGCCCTCCCGCACCCCGGGGCCCCGCTTTCCACACAGCCTTGCTCCTCCCGGCCTGGCTTGCTGCCTGCAGGCCTCTCAGGGTCCTTCATCGTCTCTCCAGTCTCGGATCCAGACCCGTGGATCTCAGCCTCAGGCCCTCCTCTGGCCCCGGCCTTGCCCTCAGGCACGGCCCCTTTCCTCTTCAGCCCTGGGGTCCTGCTCCCCGAGCCAGAATATTGTCCTCCTTGGAGGTCCCCAAAGAAG GAGTCTCCCAAGATCTCCCAACGCTGGAGGGAGTCCAAGCCCAGGGGGAACTTGACATACCACCAGTACATGCCCCCAGAGCCGAGACAGGGATCCAGGGCGGACCCCCAAGCCGAGGGGTCCGCCCTGGGTCCTCCCGGGCCACCTCTGTGGGAAGGGACAGAGTCGCAGCAGCCACATCCTAG GATGAAGCCCTGTGTTCTCACTCCCTGCCCACCAGGAGTCCCTAGCCCCTCGCCCCCTCCACACAAGTTGGAACTTCAGACCCTTAAACTGGAGGAGCTGACG GTCAAGCCCAGCGCAGCATCTCACAGGCCACCTCTTCCACGTGCCGTGGATACCCCGGGGACGGCGCCGGCTCCAACTACCACTTCGGCtcctgctgcagctccagcccTGAACCCTTCCTCAGCGCCGGGCTCACCGGCTCTGACTCTGGAGGAGGAGCTACAGGAAGCGATCCGGAGGGCGCAG TTGCTTCCGAACCGGGACATCGATGACATCCTGGAGGATCAGGTGGAGCCTGATG ACCCCCTGCCCCCCATTCCCCTGGACTTCCCTGGCTCCTTCGACGTGCTGTCCCCTTCCCCGGACTCTGAAGGCCTCTCgtctgttttctcctcttcacTCCCATCTCCCACGaactcctcctccccttctcccaggGACCCCACGGACTCCCTGGACTGGCTGGAGGCCCTGAGCGGGGGTCCTCCTCTGGGTTCtggtcccccaccccccagcatCTTCTCTGCTGACTTATCTGACTCCAGCAGCAGCCGGCTGTGGGACCTGCTGGAGGATCCGTGGTGA
- the MAMSTR gene encoding MEF2-activating motif and SAP domain-containing transcriptional regulator isoform X5 translates to MPPEPRQGSRADPQAEGSALGPPGPPLWEGTESQQPHPRMKPCVLTPCPPGVPSPSPPPHKLELQTLKLEELTVKPSAASHRPPLPRAVDTPGTAPAPTTTSAPAAAPALNPSSAPGSPALTLEEELQEAIRRAQLLPNRDIDDILEDQVEPDDPLPPIPLDFPGSFDVLSPSPDSEGLSSVFSSSLPSPTNSSSPSPRDPTDSLDWLEALSGGPPLGSGPPPPSIFSADLSDSSSSRLWDLLEDPW, encoded by the exons ATGCCCCCAGAGCCGAGACAGGGATCCAGGGCGGACCCCCAAGCCGAGGGGTCCGCCCTGGGTCCTCCCGGGCCACCTCTGTGGGAAGGGACAGAGTCGCAGCAGCCACATCCTAG GATGAAGCCCTGTGTTCTCACTCCCTGCCCACCAGGAGTCCCTAGCCCCTCGCCCCCTCCACACAAGTTGGAACTTCAGACCCTTAAACTGGAGGAGCTGACG GTCAAGCCCAGCGCAGCATCTCACAGGCCACCTCTTCCACGTGCCGTGGATACCCCGGGGACGGCGCCGGCTCCAACTACCACTTCGGCtcctgctgcagctccagcccTGAACCCTTCCTCAGCGCCGGGCTCACCGGCTCTGACTCTGGAGGAGGAGCTACAGGAAGCGATCCGGAGGGCGCAG TTGCTTCCGAACCGGGACATCGATGACATCCTGGAGGATCAGGTGGAGCCTGATG ACCCCCTGCCCCCCATTCCCCTGGACTTCCCTGGCTCCTTCGACGTGCTGTCCCCTTCCCCGGACTCTGAAGGCCTCTCgtctgttttctcctcttcacTCCCATCTCCCACGaactcctcctccccttctcccaggGACCCCACGGACTCCCTGGACTGGCTGGAGGCCCTGAGCGGGGGTCCTCCTCTGGGTTCtggtcccccaccccccagcatCTTCTCTGCTGACTTATCTGACTCCAGCAGCAGCCGGCTGTGGGACCTGCTGGAGGATCCGTGGTGA